The Lentzea guizhouensis genome contains a region encoding:
- a CDS encoding TIGR02680 family protein has protein sequence MTDRWQPSRAGIINVWRYYDEIFTFHEGRLLLRGPNGTGKSKALELLLPYLFDANLRPHRLSTFGSADRTMHWNLMGEGVHGSTRVGYVWLEFQQGERWFTCGARLQATTNTNNVTTHYFTTDQRVGDLALVNEAGRPLTSSDLATAIGDHGAVHPSPAEYRDTVRTTLFPGVSEQRYDSLITALLQLRTPKLSERLDPSVLSTLLSKALPPLDAAELGEIAEGFELLDGQREELRRLDEEIATAEVLASRQRTYAQRVLRAAATALSTAEAELAERTRAAEESEQRYEQQVVFVEQNADQLAALIAEVSGVEAEITGITELPGYQKGKQVDRLRRQLDTASSWATDAAAHAEKLRVGAAEDAELAAAAMSTAADRAEHVRKSATEAGHAAERAGMPSVFAELERGSDVRVQRQLLDAAVDARTAQVADVRRVLLAHEQAVQLQKAAQQRLEETREELAQAEQAEAQAQRAHEQAFARFAEEFATWARGCTELTLADPTEIVPATVVEAAALAREEFSRAEATLHENRNALNRQLSQYNAIREKLANQVDVPPPAPYTRDVDHRTTAAGTPLWRLVEFYPDVPIPVRAAVEAALEASGLLDAWLTPLNSFGLVDEDRFAEPLLAAPAPGRTLLDVLTSEDERARRLLEGIAFGETATGHTAAIGADGTWRLATVHGRWTKPEPAYIGSAARERGRARRIAELTASIEELATDLAGLDAALSLLAVRRATLAGELARQPSHDRSNWPRSSAPGTAALCREAGRRRRAGTRCSDADLAVTQALRGDRAGHDCPPPSRASTPCWPRCRPSAPPASAGWTTASTPRPPKRWPPPPWHAPPPAANWPTRLRSRRAPSSRRPRASRSSWRPSNAPPAPSTASSTSASSRCARSPARCSTPRTRCGTSKPHWRACSARGRNAARPTAPAPSRPPPSATPPAPASTTSPAATSRRTPSSPRRTLQRWSRSSPTSRSNNA, from the coding sequence ATGACTGACCGGTGGCAACCCAGCCGCGCCGGCATCATCAACGTCTGGCGCTACTACGACGAGATCTTCACCTTCCACGAGGGCCGGCTGCTGCTCAGAGGCCCGAACGGCACCGGCAAGTCGAAGGCGCTCGAACTGCTGTTGCCGTACCTCTTCGACGCGAACCTGCGCCCGCACCGCCTGTCGACGTTCGGCAGCGCGGACCGCACCATGCACTGGAACCTCATGGGCGAGGGCGTGCACGGCAGCACGCGCGTGGGTTACGTGTGGCTGGAGTTCCAGCAGGGCGAACGCTGGTTCACCTGTGGCGCAAGGCTTCAGGCGACCACGAACACCAACAACGTCACCACGCACTACTTCACCACCGACCAACGCGTCGGTGACCTCGCGCTGGTCAACGAGGCCGGCAGGCCGCTGACGAGCTCCGACCTCGCGACCGCGATCGGCGACCACGGCGCCGTGCACCCGTCTCCTGCCGAATACCGCGACACGGTCCGTACGACGTTGTTCCCCGGAGTGAGCGAACAGCGCTACGACTCGTTGATCACCGCGCTGCTGCAGCTGCGCACGCCGAAGCTGTCCGAGCGGCTCGACCCGAGCGTGCTGTCGACGTTGCTGTCCAAGGCACTTCCGCCGTTGGACGCCGCGGAGCTCGGTGAGATCGCCGAGGGTTTCGAGCTGCTGGACGGGCAACGCGAGGAGCTGCGGCGGCTCGACGAGGAGATCGCCACCGCCGAAGTCCTCGCTTCGCGCCAACGCACCTATGCCCAGCGCGTGCTGCGTGCGGCGGCCACGGCGTTGTCGACCGCCGAAGCCGAACTGGCCGAACGGACCCGTGCCGCCGAGGAGAGCGAGCAGCGCTACGAGCAGCAGGTCGTCTTCGTCGAGCAGAACGCGGACCAGCTCGCCGCGCTGATCGCCGAGGTGAGCGGCGTCGAGGCCGAGATCACCGGCATCACCGAGCTGCCCGGCTACCAGAAGGGCAAGCAGGTCGACCGGCTGCGGCGCCAGCTCGACACCGCGAGCTCCTGGGCCACCGACGCCGCCGCGCACGCCGAGAAGCTGCGCGTCGGTGCCGCCGAGGACGCCGAACTGGCCGCCGCGGCCATGTCCACGGCCGCCGACCGGGCCGAGCACGTCCGCAAGTCCGCCACCGAGGCCGGGCACGCCGCCGAACGCGCCGGGATGCCGTCGGTGTTCGCCGAGCTCGAACGCGGCAGCGACGTGCGCGTGCAACGGCAGCTGCTCGACGCCGCCGTCGACGCCAGGACCGCCCAGGTCGCCGACGTCCGCCGGGTGCTCCTCGCCCACGAGCAGGCCGTGCAGCTGCAGAAGGCCGCGCAGCAGCGGTTGGAGGAGACGCGCGAGGAGCTGGCACAGGCCGAGCAGGCGGAGGCGCAGGCACAACGAGCTCATGAGCAAGCGTTTGCGCGCTTCGCCGAGGAGTTCGCGACGTGGGCCCGTGGCTGCACCGAACTGACGCTGGCCGATCCCACGGAGATCGTGCCTGCCACGGTCGTCGAAGCCGCCGCGCTCGCCCGTGAGGAGTTCAGCCGCGCCGAAGCGACGTTGCACGAAAACCGCAACGCGCTGAACCGTCAACTCTCGCAGTACAACGCCATCCGCGAGAAGCTGGCCAATCAGGTCGATGTGCCCCCTCCGGCTCCATACACACGCGACGTCGACCACCGCACCACCGCTGCGGGCACCCCGCTGTGGCGGCTCGTCGAGTTCTACCCCGACGTGCCGATCCCGGTCCGCGCGGCTGTCGAGGCGGCGCTGGAGGCGTCCGGTCTGCTCGACGCCTGGCTCACGCCGCTCAACTCGTTCGGCCTGGTCGACGAGGACCGCTTCGCCGAACCGCTGCTCGCCGCCCCCGCGCCCGGCCGCACCCTGCTCGACGTCCTGACCAGCGAGGACGAGCGGGCCCGGCGGCTGCTCGAAGGCATCGCGTTCGGCGAGACGGCGACCGGTCACACCGCGGCGATCGGCGCCGACGGCACGTGGCGGCTGGCCACCGTGCACGGCCGCTGGACCAAGCCGGAGCCCGCCTACATCGGTTCGGCCGCGAGGGAACGGGGCCGCGCGCGCCGCATCGCCGAGCTCACCGCGTCGATCGAGGAGCTGGCCACCGACCTGGCCGGCCTGGACGCCGCGCTGTCGTTGCTCGCCGTCCGCCGCGCGACCCTGGCCGGCGAGCTCGCCCGCCAGCCCAGCCACGACCGCTCGAACTGGCCGAGGAGCAGCGCACCAGGCACAGCTGCGTTGTGCCGCGAGGCAGGACGCCGTCGCCGCGCCGGGACCCGGTGCTCCGACGCCGACCTCGCGGTCACCCAGGCCCTGCGCGGTGACCGCGCTGGCCACGACTGCCCACCACCGAGCAGGGCCTCGACGCCGTGCTGGCCGCGGTGTCGGCCTTCCGCACCACCGGCCAGCGCTGGCTGGACGACCGCCTCGACGCCGCGACCGCCGAAGCGCTGGCCGCCGCCGCCGTGGCACGCGCCGCCACCAGCAGCGAACTGGCCGACGAGGCTTCGGAGTCGGCGAGCACCCAGCAGCAGGAGGCCGAGGGCCTCGCGATCGTCCTGGAGACCGTCGAACGCTCCTCCGGCGCCGAGTACCGCGAGCTCGACGAGCGCCTCGTCTCGTTGCGCGCGCAGTCCCGCTCGCTGCTCGACTCCCAGGACACGTTGCGGCACAAGCAAACCTCACTGGCGCGCGTGCTCGGCACGTGGGAGGAACGCCGCAAGACCGACAGCGCCCGCGCCTTCGAGGCCACCACCGTCCGCGACGCCGCCCGCGCCCGCTTCGACCACCTCGCCGGCAGCCACCTCCCGGCGGACGCCCTCGTCTCCACGACGGACGCTTCAGCGCTGGTCGAGGAGCTCGCCGACGTCCCGTTCGAACAACGCCTGA
- a CDS encoding DUF6998 domain-containing protein, translating to MTRVAGLIRQRNLIDAELAACIGRPALQGHLGEWIAAQVFGIELEQHATAKGIDGRFADGRTVNVKWYLKREGLLDLCQEGPDLYLVLTGPKAAAASSRGTTRPMAVDAVHLFDAEEVLADLRSRGRKVGTASSVRAVLWDAAEIYPRRHPTFEVTDEQRAMLALLGS from the coding sequence ATGACGCGGGTGGCCGGCCTGATCCGGCAGCGAAACCTGATCGACGCGGAGCTCGCCGCGTGCATTGGGAGGCCCGCGCTGCAAGGACACCTCGGCGAGTGGATCGCCGCGCAGGTCTTCGGCATCGAGCTGGAGCAGCACGCCACGGCCAAGGGCATCGACGGCCGGTTCGCGGACGGCCGGACCGTGAACGTGAAGTGGTACCTCAAGCGCGAGGGGTTGCTGGACCTATGTCAGGAAGGGCCGGACCTGTACCTCGTCCTGACCGGCCCGAAAGCCGCTGCCGCGAGCTCCCGGGGCACCACGCGGCCGATGGCCGTCGACGCCGTCCACCTGTTCGACGCGGAGGAGGTCCTGGCCGACCTCCGGTCGCGCGGGCGCAAGGTCGGCACCGCGTCGAGCGTGCGGGCCGTGTTGTGGGACGCCGCCGAGATCTACCCGCGACGGCACCCGACGTTCGAGGTCACGGACGAGCAGCGCGCGATGCTGGCGTTGCTCGGCTCATGA
- a CDS encoding helix-turn-helix domain-containing protein: MGWPFVGRDAELAAVRRAVRGTGLIVAGPAGVGKTRLLDEVACDVRLRATAAMSAIPLGVMAPLLPSMDPSPLVMLTAAREALRGRVVVVDDVHLLDDASAGLLHLLVTHREAVVVATLRSGERAPDPVVALWKDELLPRIELEPLGRAAVVEVLETVLGGAVESATAERLWTATAGNMLLLREMHFAAQWVSHDGVWSLDGPLPLSARLVELIESHLAAVSDEDRRVLELLAFGEPLDLPAAESLDGLVVVSDDGLRLAHPLYGEVLRAQCPPLRKRNHQRHLASVLDDPLRVAVLRLDSGTADDSELLLTAARLACATGSLSLAERLARAAWSVGGGVEAGRLFAEVLVFSERPEEAEEVFAMVATDDDPVEVLAVRAMNLGWGLGRSEEAAALVEMSAVRANLLFDAGKYDDVRAVLNGDDPEEAAVLALVDVVQGRYAGPFPLIAPRPSIPLGTETVRTAEVFVLATHGELLSAERLAREALAGCAEWNSMRSTWLVSLGSITQALGRLEEARSLLREARPARPFARLCVLACVEAQLGNDARELLAEAERLVPQGLVPHRSGLWLARIWAGGASPFDAAAEVRTRGEHAAEALLLHEAVRLGHAGEAAGRLRELAETTTGLLVPLYARHAEALVRGDSAALAEVASEFEAAGMVLLAAEAAAESGDRALFGRLIGSCEGARTPALALMTAPELTRREREVAGLAARGMTNREIAEALVISVRTVDNHLSNAYGKLGIATRAELAETLGS; this comes from the coding sequence ATGGGGTGGCCGTTCGTGGGGAGGGACGCCGAGCTGGCCGCGGTCCGGCGTGCGGTGCGCGGTACCGGGCTGATCGTGGCGGGGCCGGCCGGTGTGGGCAAGACACGGTTGTTGGACGAAGTGGCGTGCGACGTGAGGCTGCGCGCTACTGCTGCGATGTCGGCAATTCCGTTGGGCGTGATGGCGCCCCTCTTGCCGTCGATGGACCCCTCGCCGTTGGTGATGCTGACCGCCGCACGGGAAGCGTTGCGTGGGCGCGTCGTGGTGGTGGACGACGTGCATCTGCTCGATGACGCGTCCGCCGGCTTGCTGCACCTCCTCGTGACGCACCGCGAGGCAGTGGTGGTGGCGACACTGCGGTCGGGTGAACGTGCACCGGACCCGGTCGTCGCGCTGTGGAAGGACGAACTGCTTCCGCGCATCGAACTCGAACCACTCGGCCGCGCCGCCGTGGTCGAAGTGCTCGAAACGGTGCTCGGCGGTGCGGTGGAGAGCGCCACGGCCGAACGGTTGTGGACCGCGACGGCCGGCAACATGTTGCTGCTGCGAGAGATGCACTTCGCGGCGCAATGGGTGTCGCACGACGGTGTGTGGTCGTTGGACGGGCCGCTGCCGTTGTCCGCACGGCTGGTGGAACTGATCGAGTCACACCTCGCGGCCGTGTCCGACGAGGACCGGCGGGTGCTGGAGCTGCTCGCGTTCGGTGAGCCGCTCGACCTGCCTGCTGCGGAGTCGTTGGACGGGCTTGTTGTTGTGTCCGATGACGGGCTGAGGCTCGCGCATCCGTTGTACGGCGAGGTGTTGCGCGCGCAGTGCCCTCCTCTGCGCAAGCGCAACCATCAGCGTCATCTGGCGTCGGTGTTGGACGACCCGTTGCGCGTCGCCGTGCTGCGTCTGGACAGCGGTACGGCCGATGATTCCGAGCTGCTGCTCACGGCTGCTCGTCTGGCGTGCGCGACGGGTTCCCTGAGTCTGGCCGAACGGCTTGCACGCGCCGCATGGTCAGTCGGTGGTGGTGTGGAGGCCGGGCGGTTGTTCGCCGAAGTACTGGTCTTCAGCGAAAGGCCCGAGGAAGCCGAAGAAGTCTTCGCGATGGTCGCCACCGACGACGATCCGGTCGAGGTGCTCGCTGTTCGTGCGATGAACCTCGGGTGGGGGCTCGGGCGCAGCGAGGAAGCCGCGGCGTTGGTCGAGATGAGCGCGGTGCGGGCGAACCTGCTCTTCGACGCGGGCAAGTACGACGACGTCCGCGCGGTCCTCAACGGCGACGACCCGGAGGAAGCCGCGGTCCTCGCGCTCGTCGACGTGGTCCAAGGTCGTTATGCGGGCCCGTTCCCGCTCATCGCACCGCGGCCGAGCATCCCGCTGGGCACGGAGACGGTCCGCACCGCCGAGGTGTTCGTGCTCGCGACGCACGGCGAGCTCCTCAGCGCCGAACGCCTTGCGCGGGAAGCACTTGCCGGCTGCGCGGAGTGGAACTCCATGCGGTCGACGTGGCTGGTGTCGCTGGGCTCGATCACCCAGGCGCTCGGCCGGCTGGAGGAGGCCAGGTCGTTGCTGCGCGAGGCACGACCGGCGCGCCCGTTCGCGCGGCTGTGCGTGCTCGCCTGCGTGGAGGCCCAGCTGGGCAACGACGCACGTGAGCTGCTGGCCGAGGCGGAAAGGCTGGTGCCGCAAGGACTCGTGCCGCACCGCAGCGGGCTGTGGCTCGCCCGGATCTGGGCAGGAGGTGCGTCACCGTTCGACGCCGCGGCAGAGGTGCGGACCCGCGGCGAACACGCTGCCGAGGCCTTGCTGCTGCACGAGGCGGTGCGGCTGGGTCACGCGGGTGAGGCGGCCGGGCGGTTGCGGGAGCTGGCCGAGACGACGACGGGACTGCTGGTGCCGTTGTACGCCCGGCACGCGGAGGCGTTGGTGCGCGGGGACTCCGCGGCGCTGGCGGAGGTGGCGTCCGAGTTCGAGGCCGCCGGGATGGTGTTGCTCGCGGCGGAAGCGGCCGCGGAGTCGGGCGACCGGGCGCTGTTCGGGCGGCTGATCGGCTCCTGCGAGGGGGCGCGGACGCCGGCGTTGGCGCTGATGACGGCGCCGGAGCTGACGCGGCGCGAGCGGGAGGTCGCCGGGCTGGCGGCACGGGGGATGACGAACAGGGAGATCGCGGAGGCGTTGGTGATCTCGGTGCGGACGGTGGACAACCACCTGTCGAACGCCTACGGGAAGCTGGGGATCGCGACGAGGGCGGAGCTGGCGGAAACGCTGGGGAGCTGA
- a CDS encoding cytochrome P450 family protein, protein MSFFTDPTPYFDEWRKQGPAPVEAPDGNQVWMISRFDDVVQALNHPGLSSAIIPGGMMNHTDPPEHTHLRKPVARAFSTRRMEALRPRIQQITDELLDAWDTEDEVDVISTFAYPLPITVICELLGVPERDRDEVRGLTAELLTMETMVEAYGRFALYVQNLLATKEPGDDVITELRDEPNLVQTLVLLITAGHETTVQLIGNGLLALLRDPVMKQRLLDDPLLIPDAVEELLRYDPPLAEGVSRTATTDVVIGGVTIPRSSQVTVSLGAANRDPSRFPDPDVLQLGRDPHVTFGHGIHYCLGARLARIEGEIAFGTLLRRFPELVLAAEPEWRVSFIRGLASFRVRPKL, encoded by the coding sequence ATGAGTTTCTTCACCGATCCCACCCCGTACTTCGACGAGTGGCGCAAACAGGGACCGGCCCCGGTCGAGGCCCCCGACGGCAACCAGGTGTGGATGATCAGCCGGTTCGACGACGTCGTGCAGGCGCTCAACCACCCCGGCCTCAGCAGCGCGATCATCCCGGGCGGGATGATGAACCACACGGATCCACCGGAGCACACACACCTGCGGAAACCCGTCGCGCGCGCGTTCTCCACACGGCGCATGGAGGCACTACGGCCGCGCATCCAGCAGATCACCGACGAGCTGCTGGACGCGTGGGACACCGAGGACGAGGTCGACGTGATCTCCACGTTCGCCTATCCGCTGCCGATCACGGTCATCTGTGAACTGCTCGGAGTGCCCGAAAGGGACAGGGACGAGGTGCGCGGGCTCACCGCGGAGCTCCTCACGATGGAGACCATGGTCGAGGCCTACGGCAGGTTCGCGCTGTACGTGCAGAACCTGCTGGCGACCAAGGAGCCCGGTGACGACGTCATCACCGAGCTCCGCGACGAGCCGAACCTCGTGCAGACGCTCGTGCTGCTCATCACCGCCGGCCACGAGACGACCGTGCAGCTCATCGGCAACGGGCTGCTCGCGCTGCTGCGCGATCCCGTCATGAAGCAGAGGTTGCTCGACGACCCACTGCTGATCCCGGACGCCGTCGAGGAGCTCCTGCGCTACGACCCGCCCCTCGCCGAGGGGGTTTCTCGCACAGCAACCACCGACGTGGTCATCGGAGGTGTCACGATTCCGCGATCTTCGCAGGTCACCGTCTCACTAGGGGCGGCGAACCGGGATCCGTCCCGGTTTCCGGATCCGGACGTGTTGCAGCTGGGTCGAGACCCACACGTCACGTTCGGGCACGGGATCCACTACTGCCTGGGGGCGCGGCTGGCGCGCATCGAGGGCGAGATCGCCTTCGGAACGCTGTTGCGGCGTTTCCCGGAACTCGTGCTCGCCGCTGAGCCCGAGTGGCGGGTGTCATTCATCCGAGGCTTGGCGTCATTTCGCGTGCGACCGAAGCTCTGA
- the folP gene encoding dihydropteroate synthase: MIELQFRGRTVVRDHALVMAIINRTPDSFYDRGATYAEDVAMEAVHRVVGEGADIIDIGGVKAGPGDLVDPEEEVRRVVPFIARVRDAYPDLIISSDTWRADVGRLACEAGADLLNDTWAGADPRLAEVAAEYGAGYVCSHTGGVKPRTRPHRVSYPDLVNDVIAETTARAEKVVALGVPRGSVLIDPTHDFGKNTWHSLALVRHTDELVATGWPVLMALSNKDFVGETLGVELHERVEGTLVATAIAAVAGAAVFRAHEVARTRRVLESVARLQQEV; this comes from the coding sequence GTGATCGAGCTCCAGTTCCGCGGCCGGACCGTCGTCCGCGACCACGCGCTGGTGATGGCGATCATCAACCGCACCCCGGACTCGTTCTACGACAGGGGCGCCACCTACGCCGAGGACGTCGCCATGGAGGCCGTCCACCGGGTCGTCGGCGAGGGCGCGGACATCATCGACATCGGTGGTGTGAAGGCCGGGCCGGGCGACCTCGTCGACCCCGAAGAAGAAGTGCGTCGCGTCGTGCCGTTCATCGCCCGTGTGCGTGACGCCTATCCCGACCTCATCATCAGCAGCGACACCTGGCGCGCGGACGTCGGGCGGCTGGCCTGCGAGGCGGGCGCCGACCTGCTCAACGACACGTGGGCGGGCGCCGACCCGCGACTGGCCGAGGTCGCGGCCGAGTACGGGGCCGGCTACGTCTGTTCACACACCGGTGGTGTCAAGCCGCGCACGCGTCCGCATAGGGTGAGCTATCCGGATCTGGTGAACGACGTCATCGCGGAGACGACGGCGCGCGCCGAGAAGGTCGTCGCTCTCGGCGTGCCGCGCGGGAGCGTGCTCATCGACCCCACCCACGACTTCGGCAAGAACACCTGGCACAGCCTCGCGCTGGTGCGGCACACGGACGAGCTGGTCGCCACCGGGTGGCCGGTGCTGATGGCGTTGTCCAACAAGGATTTCGTCGGGGAGACCCTCGGCGTTGAACTGCACGAGCGAGTCGAGGGCACCCTCGTCGCGACTGCGATCGCGGCGGTGGCGGGCGCCGCGGTGTTCCGCGCGCACGAAGTGGCGCGCACCAGACGAGTGCTCGAGTCCGTCGCTCGGCTGCAGCAGGAGGTATGA
- a CDS encoding DUF2786 domain-containing protein translates to MELVKAVDALWERGWLPYDVREMVSRSLDESATSLVVDVIALSCSPHAASTVHPRWQRQLDEIGAAVWWEGPLLEAWATRHIETPSYASRTAAELLAFLNRLPTLPRILPLPGDALSGLVRAGADSKVLNRVRGLLAKAESTSFPEEAEALSAKAQALMNRHALERAVLDADLPPLATSRRLWLDKAYFKEKSQLVHVVAAASRSRAVAYDGFGFVALVGDEVDLEFVELLSTSLLVQATRAMVAIGGKASKGSEARSRPFRKSFLVAYAARIGERLQPEEPVEDERLLPVLANRKKAVDTMFEEMFTRTRTTRVTVRSAAGWGAGRAAADVADLGTGQKSVTRR, encoded by the coding sequence GTGGAACTGGTGAAAGCGGTCGACGCACTGTGGGAGCGCGGCTGGTTGCCGTACGACGTTCGCGAGATGGTGTCGCGTTCGCTCGATGAGTCGGCTACCTCTCTCGTGGTGGACGTGATCGCTTTGTCCTGTTCACCGCATGCGGCCTCCACTGTGCACCCGCGCTGGCAACGGCAGCTCGACGAGATCGGTGCCGCCGTCTGGTGGGAGGGACCGCTGCTGGAGGCGTGGGCGACGCGGCACATCGAGACGCCGTCCTACGCGTCCAGGACGGCCGCTGAGCTGCTCGCGTTCCTGAACCGGCTGCCCACCCTGCCGCGGATCCTGCCGCTGCCTGGAGACGCGCTGAGCGGGCTGGTGCGCGCGGGCGCGGACTCGAAGGTGCTCAACCGGGTGCGCGGGCTGCTGGCGAAGGCCGAGTCGACGTCGTTCCCGGAGGAGGCGGAGGCGCTGTCGGCCAAGGCGCAGGCGTTGATGAACCGGCATGCACTCGAACGGGCGGTGCTGGACGCGGACCTGCCCCCGCTCGCGACGTCGCGGCGGTTGTGGCTCGACAAGGCGTACTTCAAGGAGAAGTCGCAGCTCGTGCACGTGGTGGCGGCGGCGTCCCGGTCCCGTGCGGTGGCGTACGACGGGTTCGGGTTCGTCGCTCTGGTGGGTGACGAGGTCGATCTGGAGTTCGTGGAGCTGCTGTCCACGTCGTTGTTGGTGCAGGCAACGCGCGCGATGGTCGCCATTGGCGGTAAGGCGTCGAAGGGCAGTGAGGCGCGGTCACGGCCGTTCCGCAAGTCGTTCCTGGTGGCCTACGCGGCGCGGATCGGGGAGCGGCTGCAGCCGGAGGAGCCGGTGGAGGACGAGCGGCTGCTGCCGGTGCTGGCGAACCGCAAGAAGGCCGTGGACACGATGTTCGAGGAGATGTTCACGCGCACGCGGACCACGCGAGTGACGGTGCGGTCGGCGGCGGGGTGGGGAGCGGGGCGTGCTGCCGCGGACGTCGCGGACCTGGGAACCGGCCAGAAGAGCGTGACGCGGCGCTGA
- a CDS encoding GlsB/YeaQ/YmgE family stress response membrane protein, with product MEITGLISALLIGAFIGGLGRLVVPGRQHVSLLATILVGIVAALLGTAAATVLGVADTSGIDWIELALQVGLAGAGVTALANRRTTAPVSH from the coding sequence GTGGAAATCACCGGCTTGATCAGCGCCCTGCTCATCGGCGCCTTCATCGGCGGCCTCGGCCGCCTGGTGGTTCCCGGCAGGCAACACGTCTCGCTGCTCGCGACCATCCTCGTCGGCATCGTGGCGGCCCTGCTCGGAACCGCGGCCGCGACCGTCCTCGGCGTGGCCGACACCTCCGGCATCGACTGGATCGAACTGGCCCTCCAGGTCGGCCTGGCCGGCGCCGGCGTCACCGCCCTCGCCAACCGCCGCACGACGGCACCCGTGTCCCACTGA
- a CDS encoding alpha/beta fold hydrolase, whose translation MALLAHDELGSGAPLLVVPGGPLLAPAYLGDLGGIACRMHLLHLRGTGRSGPAAPEMLRFDLHVDDVEAYRAASGLDTVDVLAHSAGTAIAVRYALRYPSRVRRLVLVTPSLRSFGVAPDPSALRAAAAARSDEPWYTGVVDALEAVLDGSMAAADWAALAPFYYGRWDAQAQEHARLADELRLPNAPQAYYAEGAPVATADELAGLDVPVLLVAGGVDPLPTAAAVRTVAAMLPRATVVVQPEAGHYPWMDDPVFFRSAVGEFVAG comes from the coding sequence ATGGCTCTGCTCGCACATGACGAACTCGGCTCCGGCGCACCTCTGCTCGTCGTGCCCGGCGGCCCGCTGCTCGCCCCGGCATACCTGGGCGACCTCGGCGGCATCGCCTGCCGGATGCACCTGCTGCACCTGCGCGGCACCGGCCGCTCCGGCCCTGCCGCACCGGAGATGCTGCGCTTCGACCTCCACGTCGACGACGTCGAGGCCTACCGCGCCGCGTCCGGGTTGGACACGGTCGACGTGCTGGCTCACTCGGCGGGGACGGCCATCGCGGTCAGGTACGCCCTGCGGTACCCGTCCCGCGTCCGGCGCCTCGTGCTGGTGACGCCGAGTCTGCGGTCTTTCGGCGTGGCACCGGATCCGTCCGCGTTGCGGGCAGCAGCGGCGGCGCGGTCCGACGAGCCCTGGTACACCGGCGTCGTCGATGCGCTGGAGGCGGTGCTGGACGGCAGCATGGCCGCCGCGGACTGGGCTGCGCTGGCTCCTTTCTACTACGGACGCTGGGACGCGCAGGCGCAGGAACACGCGCGCCTGGCTGACGAACTGCGCCTGCCGAACGCGCCCCAGGCGTACTACGCGGAGGGTGCGCCGGTGGCGACGGCCGACGAGCTCGCCGGACTCGACGTGCCGGTGTTGCTGGTCGCGGGCGGGGTCGATCCGTTGCCGACCGCGGCCGCGGTGCGGACGGTGGCCGCGATGCTGCCGAGGGCGACGGTGGTCGTGCAACCGGAGGCGGGGCACTACCCGTGGATGGACGACCCGGTGTTCTTCCGGTCCGCGGTGGGGGAGTTCGTGGCTGGGTAG